In a genomic window of Nitrospirota bacterium:
- a CDS encoding type Z 30S ribosomal protein S14, producing the protein MAKTCMIEKVKRTPKFKVRAYNRCRVCGRPRAYLRDFGLCRICFRALALAGHIPGVVKSSW; encoded by the coding sequence ATGGCAAAGACTTGCATGATAGAGAAGGTAAAGAGGACGCCTAAGTTTAAGGTAAGGGCATATAACAGGTGCCGTGTGTGTGGAAGGCCCAGAGCGTATTTAAGGGATTTCGGGCTCTGTAGGATTTGCTTCAGAGCATTAGCCCTCGCGGGACACATACCCGGGGTAGTAAAATCAAGCTGGTAA
- the rplE gene encoding 50S ribosomal protein L5: MTEPRLKEKYTNLAVPALLKEFSYSSKMQVPRLKKIVLNVGLGEALQNIKLLDSIQKELTMIAGQKAVITKAKKAIAGFKLRRGMPIGVMVTLRGKRMYEFLDRFISLALPRIRDFRGVNGKSFDGKGNYSLGIKEQFIFPEIDYDKVEIVHGMDVTICTTARGDAESKSLLSNLGMPFK; the protein is encoded by the coding sequence ATGACAGAGCCAAGGCTTAAAGAGAAATACACGAATCTGGCAGTGCCTGCACTTCTGAAGGAGTTCTCCTACAGTTCCAAGATGCAGGTGCCAAGGCTTAAAAAAATTGTCCTCAATGTTGGACTTGGAGAGGCACTTCAGAACATAAAGCTCCTCGATTCCATACAGAAGGAGTTAACAATGATAGCAGGACAGAAGGCAGTTATAACAAAGGCAAAAAAGGCAATTGCTGGGTTTAAGCTGAGAAGAGGCATGCCTATCGGAGTAATGGTGACCCTGAGAGGTAAAAGGATGTATGAGTTCCTCGATAGGTTTATCAGTCTGGCACTGCCAAGGATAAGGGACTTTAGAGGGGTCAATGGAAAGTCCTTTGATGGAAAGGGAAACTACTCTTTGGGCATAAAAGAGCAGTTTATATTTCCTGAGATAGATTATGACAAGGTCGAGATAGTTCATGGCATGGATGTTACAATATGCACGACTGCCAGAGGAGATGCTGAAAGTAAGTCGCTTCTCAGCAATCTGGGCATGCCTTTTAAGTAA
- a CDS encoding 50S ribosomal protein L24, with translation MGIKKQDTVLVITGKEKGKKGRVLAVMSKKGRVIVEKINMIKRHVKPSKKYAQGGIIEKEAALHMSNVMLLCPKCGKPSRVGGLTMDDGKKLRVCKKCKEVID, from the coding sequence ATGGGCATTAAAAAACAAGATACAGTGCTGGTGATAACAGGCAAGGAAAAAGGCAAAAAAGGCAGGGTGCTTGCCGTTATGTCTAAAAAGGGCAGGGTTATCGTTGAAAAGATAAATATGATTAAGAGGCATGTGAAGCCCTCAAAAAAATATGCACAGGGCGGGATAATAGAGAAAGAGGCAGCACTTCATATGTCCAATGTGATGCTTCTGTGCCCAAAATGTGGTAAGCCTTCGAGGGTAGGCGGTTTGACTATGGATGACGGAAAAAAGCTCAGGGTGTGCAAGAAGTGCAAAGAGGTGATTGATTAA
- the rplN gene encoding 50S ribosomal protein L14, whose product MIQVRTILDVADNSGAKKVQCIKVIGGSRRRYAGLGDIIVVSVKEAVPESNVKKGSKAKAVVVRVRDAQRRTDGSYIRFDQNAVVLVNPEGEPVGTRIFGPVARELRWKEFMKIISLAPEVL is encoded by the coding sequence ATGATTCAGGTAAGAACTATACTTGATGTGGCAGACAATTCGGGTGCAAAAAAAGTCCAATGCATAAAAGTCATTGGTGGTAGTCGAAGAAGGTATGCAGGGCTTGGAGATATTATAGTCGTTAGCGTTAAGGAGGCGGTCCCTGAAAGCAATGTCAAAAAGGGCTCAAAGGCAAAGGCAGTGGTCGTAAGGGTCAGGGATGCACAAAGAAGAACGGATGGCTCATATATCAGGTTTGACCAGAACGCAGTTGTGCTCGTAAATCCCGAGGGCGAGCCTGTTGGCACAAGGATATTTGGGCCTGTGGCAAGAGAGCTTAGATGGAAGGAATTTATGAAAATAATATCTCTCGCACCAGAGGTTCTTTAA
- the rpsQ gene encoding 30S ribosomal protein S17: MPKKVYTGRVVSDRMNKTCVVEVTRLFQHPVYKKTMKKVLRLKAHDPENACHIGDKVSVVETRPLSKDKRWSVLEVLEKA; encoded by the coding sequence ATGCCTAAAAAGGTTTATACAGGCAGGGTTGTAAGCGACAGAATGAACAAGACCTGTGTGGTGGAGGTCACCCGACTTTTTCAGCATCCGGTATATAAAAAGACTATGAAAAAGGTTCTCAGGCTAAAGGCACATGACCCTGAAAATGCCTGCCATATTGGAGACAAGGTGAGTGTTGTCGAGACAAGACCTCTCAGTAAGGACAAGAGGTGGAGTGTGCTTGAGGTATTGGAAAAGGCATAA
- the rpmC gene encoding 50S ribosomal protein L29 → MKITELKDLTEEELAQKEQALRKELFNLRFQQATGEIENPLRIKTVKKDIARVLTLIAGKKIAVKEKGKDA, encoded by the coding sequence ATGAAGATAACAGAGCTAAAAGACCTGACAGAGGAAGAGTTGGCTCAGAAAGAGCAAGCCCTCAGAAAGGAGCTTTTTAATCTGAGGTTTCAGCAAGCAACAGGCGAGATAGAAAATCCCCTTAGGATTAAAACAGTCAAAAAGGACATAGCGAGGGTTCTCACCCTGATAGCAGGCAAGAAAATAGCTGTGAAGGAGAAAGGTAAAGATGCCTAA